The following proteins are encoded in a genomic region of Neospora caninum Liverpool complete genome, chromosome XI:
- a CDS encoding putative AP-4 complex subunit sigma-1, which translates to MIKFILMVNKQGQTRLSQYYDFVPIPERVALEGELIRKCLSRTELQCSFVQYRQYSVIYRRYASLYFIVGVKDEELNELAILEFIHCLVETLDKFFENVCELDIMFHLEKAHFILDEMVMDGCIVETNKANVLSLIHMMDVASIS; encoded by the exons ATGATAAAGTTCATTCTGATGGTCAACAAGCAGGGCCAGACCCGCCTGTCGCAGTACTACGACTTTGTCCCCATCCCGGAGAGGGTTGCGCTGGAAGGCGAGTTGATTCGGAAATGCCTCAGCCGAACAGAGCTCCAGTGTTCCTTTGTTCAGTATCGGCAATACAGCGTCATCTATAGAAG ATACGCGAGTCTCTACTTCATTGTCGGTGTGAAGGACGAAGAGCTGAACGAGTTGGCGATTCTCGAGTTCATTCACTGCCTCGTGGAGACCCTGGACAAATTCTTTGAGAATGTCTGTGAACTCGACATTATGTTTCACCTGGAGAAGGCACACTTCATTCTCGACGAAATGGTTATGGACGGCTGCATCGTCGAGACGAACAAAGCGAATGTTCTGTCCCTGATCCACATGATGGATGTGGCCTCGATTTCGTGA